A stretch of the Arachis stenosperma cultivar V10309 chromosome 6, arast.V10309.gnm1.PFL2, whole genome shotgun sequence genome encodes the following:
- the LOC130932399 gene encoding uncharacterized protein LOC130932399, translated as MHLSENEGIEGKVFVVTGGLGFVGAALCLELIRRGAAEVRAFDLRHSSPFTHALEKKGVRFIQGDVGRKEEVERALQGVECVFHLAAFGMSGKEMLQMGRVDEVNISGTCHVLDACLDLGITRLVYCSTYNVVFGGQPIVNGDETLPYFPIDQHLVDSYGRSKSIAEQLVLKNNARPLKNNSGKRLYTCAVRPAAIYGPGEDRHLPRIVSMAKLGLLLFRIGHHTVKTDWVYVDNLVLALILASMGLLDDIPGEGKGKLPNAAGQAYFISDGSPVNTFEFIEPLVRSLDYQFPMKCLAVDRALVIGRICWAVYTILYPWLNRWWLPQPFILPPEVHKVGVTHYFSYLKAREEIGYVPMVSSREGMASTIAYWQERKRMTLDGPTIYVWLFAVIGMISLASAAFLPDIGIVVFLRAISLFVFRSMWMIRLIFLLATALHILEAIYAWHLAKRVDPSNARGWFWQTFALGFFSLRFLLKRARK; from the exons ATGCACTTGAGCGAGAACGAAGGGATAGAGGGGAAGGTCTTCGTGGTGACCGGTGGGCTCGGATTCGTAGGGGCAGCTCTTTGCTTGGAGCTGATCCGAAGAGGTGCCGCGGAGGTGCGAGCCTTTGACCTCCGCCACTCATCTCCATTTACCCATGCTCTCGAGAAAAAGGGAGTGCGCTTCATCCAAG ggGATGTTGGGCGCAAAGAAGAGGTGGAAAGGGCCCTGCAGGGGGTGGAGTGTGTGTTCCACCTGGCGGCCTTCGGAATGTCGGGCAAAGAGATGCTTCAGATGGGGCGCGTGGATGAGGTCAACATAAGCGGGACCTGCCACGTGCTCGACGCGTGCCTCGACCTCGGCATCACAAGGCTCGTCTATTGCAGCACTTACAATGTAGTCTTCGGTGGTCAACCCATCGTCAACGGAGATGAGACTCTGCCGTATTTCCCAATTGATCAGCATCTCGTCGATTCATACGGCCGCAGCAAATCCATCGCCGAACAGCTCGTTCTCAAGAATAACGCCCGCCCACTCAAGAATAACTCCGGTAAGCGTCTTTACACCTGCGCTGTTCGTCCTGCTGCAATCTACGGACCCGGCGAAGACAGGCACCTCCCTAGGATCGTATCCATGGCCAAGTTGGGTCTCCTTCTCTTCCGGATTGGCCACCACACTGTCAAAACAGATTGGGTTTATGTGGACAACCTTGTTCTTGCTCTCATCTTGGCAAGTATGGGGCTTTTGGATGACATCCCTGGGGAGGGAAAGGGAAAGCTCCCCAACGCGGCTGGCCAAGCATATTTCATATCTGACG GTTCTCCTGTCAATACTTTTGAATTCATCGAACCTCTCGTCAGGAGTTTGGACTACCAGTTCCCAATGAAGTGTTTGGCTGTCGATCGTGCTCTTGTTATTGGGAGGATTTGCTGGGCTGTTTATACAATATTATATCCATGGCTCAATCGGTGGTGGCTTCCTCAGCCATTCATCCTTCCCCCTGAAGTACACAAG GTTGGGGTCACCCATTATTTCTCTTATCTCAAAGCCAGAGAGGAGATCGGTTATGTCCCCATGGTGTCCTCTCGAGAGGGGATGGCTTCTACCATCGCATACTGGCAAGAGAGGAAAAGGATGACATTGGACGGGCCTACCATATACGTGTGGCTGTTTGCAGTCATTGGAATGATCTCTCTCGCCTCTGCTGCTTTCTTACCTGACATTGGAATTGTGGTCTTTCTTAGAGCTATATCGCTTTTTGTCTTTCGATCAATGTGGATGATAAGACTAATTTTCCTTTTAGCTACAGCTTTACATATCCTTGAAGCCATTTATGCTTGGCACCTCGCTAAAAGGGTCGATCCTTCTAATGCAAGAGGCTGGTTTTGGCAAACTTTTGCTCTTGGATTCTTTTCATTGCGTTTCCTCTTGAAAAGAGCAAGGAAGTAA
- the LOC130933889 gene encoding glutamate--cysteine ligase, chloroplastic-like: protein GNRSISLEPGGQFELSGTPFKTLHQTCDELNSHLYQAKTVGEEMGIGFLGLGFQPKWKPQDIPRVPKVRYDIMQNYFNNNGLPQVEALLMTCSVQVNLDYSSEADMIKKMRTGLTLQPLAAAMFANSPFSGGIPSGYLSIRSYKVNQVDKRRTGMLPFVFDDTFGFEQYVDYALDVPMMFVYRENKYIDCGGMSFRDFMAGKLPAIPGQVPTLSDWENHLTTIFPEVRLKRYMEMRGADGGTSDMLCALPAFWVGLLYDEVSLHNALDMIVHWTPEERQNLRNMVPMTGLRTPFQGRLLRHVAEDVLQWAKDGLDRRGLNESSFLDPLKDVVGTGLTPADRLLDMFHNTWGNSVDPVFRERCY from the exons GGCAATCGAAGCATATCATTGGAGCCCGGTGGTCAATTTGAGCTTAGTGGTACTCCCTTTAAAACATTGCATCAGACTTGTGATGAGCTTAATTCACACCTCTATCAG GCGAAAACTGTTGGAGAGGAAATGGGAATTGGATTTTTGGGATTAGGTTTCCAGCCTAAATGGAAACCGCAAGACATACCTAGAGTGCCTaag GTACGGTATGACATTATGCAAAATTacttcaacaataatggctTACCTCAAGTTGAGGCATTGTTAATGACCTGCTCTGTTCAG GTTAACCTGGACTACAGTTCTGAAGCAGACATGATCAAGAAAATGCGTACTGGGCTTACGTTGCAGCCG CTAGCAGCAGCTATGTTTGCGAATTCGCCTTTCAGTGGAGGCATCCCAAGTGGTTACCTCAGCATAAGGAG CTATAAGGTGAATCAAGTTGACAAACGTCGCACAGGCATGCTGCCCTTTGTTTTTGATGATACTTTTGG GTTTGAGCAGTATGTTGATTATGCTCTAGATGTACCGATGATGTTTGTCTATCGGGAAAATAAGTACATTGACTGCGGTGGCATGTCATTCCGG GACTTCATGGCAGGTAAACTCCCTGCCATCCCAGGTCAGGTGCCAACATTAAGTGACTGGGAAAATCATCTGACGACCATATTTCCCGAG GTCAGGCTCAAGAGGTACATGGAAATGAGGGGTGCTGATGGGGGAACTTCAGACATGCTGTGTGCTCTGCCAGCATTTTGG GTAGGTCTGCTATATGACGAGGTTTCCCTACATAATGCTCTAGATATGATTGTTCATTGGACCCCCGAGGAGAGACAGAATTTAAGGAACATG GTTCCTATGACTGGTTTAAGGACTCCATTTCAAGGTAGATTACTGCGGCATGTGGCTGAAGATGTGTTGCAGTGGGCGAAG GATGGCTTGGACAGGAGAGGCCTAAACGAATCCAGTTTTTTGGATCCATTAAAAGACGTCGTTGGAACAG GTTTGACGCCAGCTGATAGGCTTCTGGATATGTTTCATAACACGTGGGGAAACAGCGTAGATCCTGTCTTCAGAGAGCGCTGCTACTAA